Proteins found in one Microcella daejeonensis genomic segment:
- a CDS encoding class II fumarate hydratase, translating to MGEVRVPRTALYRAQTQRAVENFPISGSGLEAGQIIALAQIKRAAAIVNAELGILDGAISQAIVGAADQIIGGQHHEHFPVDTYQTGSGTSSNMNMNEVLATLASTEALAVHPNDHVNASQSSNDVFPTSVHLAVTQALLSDLIPALEHLAGALQEKAELWKTAVKAGRTHLMDATPVTLGQEFAGYARQIRLGIARVRATIERVAEVPLGGTATGTGINTPVGFSQKVIAELASSTGLPITEAEDHFEAQGARDGLVEASGALRVIAVSLTKICNDLRWMGSGPNTGLGELRIPDLQPGSSIMPGKVNPVVPEAVLMVSARVIGNDATIAWAGASGSFELNVAIPVMGTALLESIRLLSNSMRVLADKTVVGLEADLDRARALAESSPSIVTPLNRVIGYEAAAKVAKHAVAQSITVREAVVDLGFVERGEITEQQLDELLDVLSMTSPGL from the coding sequence ATGGGCGAGGTGCGCGTGCCGCGCACCGCCCTGTACCGGGCGCAGACGCAGCGCGCCGTCGAGAACTTCCCGATCTCGGGCTCGGGTCTCGAGGCGGGGCAGATCATCGCCCTGGCTCAGATCAAGCGCGCAGCGGCGATCGTCAACGCCGAGCTGGGCATCCTCGACGGTGCCATCTCGCAGGCGATCGTCGGCGCCGCCGATCAGATCATCGGCGGGCAGCACCACGAGCACTTCCCCGTCGACACGTACCAGACGGGCTCGGGCACGAGCTCGAACATGAACATGAACGAGGTGCTCGCGACCCTCGCCTCGACCGAGGCGCTCGCCGTGCACCCCAACGACCACGTCAACGCCTCGCAGTCGTCGAACGACGTGTTCCCGACCTCGGTGCACCTGGCGGTCACGCAGGCGCTGCTGAGCGACCTCATCCCCGCCCTCGAGCACCTCGCCGGGGCGCTGCAGGAGAAGGCCGAGCTCTGGAAGACTGCGGTCAAGGCCGGCCGCACCCACCTCATGGACGCGACGCCCGTCACGCTCGGCCAGGAGTTCGCCGGCTACGCGCGGCAGATCCGCCTCGGCATCGCCCGCGTGCGCGCGACCATCGAGCGCGTCGCCGAGGTGCCGCTCGGCGGCACCGCCACCGGCACCGGCATCAACACGCCCGTCGGCTTCTCGCAGAAGGTCATCGCCGAGCTCGCGAGCTCGACCGGCCTGCCCATCACCGAGGCCGAGGACCACTTCGAGGCCCAGGGCGCCCGCGACGGGCTCGTCGAGGCGAGCGGCGCGCTGCGCGTCATCGCCGTCTCGCTCACCAAGATCTGCAACGACCTGCGCTGGATGGGCTCGGGCCCGAACACGGGCCTCGGCGAGCTGCGCATCCCCGACCTGCAGCCCGGCTCCTCGATCATGCCCGGCAAGGTCAACCCGGTCGTGCCCGAGGCCGTGCTCATGGTGAGCGCGCGCGTCATCGGCAACGACGCCACCATCGCCTGGGCCGGCGCCTCGGGATCCTTCGAGCTCAACGTCGCCATCCCCGTCATGGGCACCGCGCTGCTCGAGTCGATCCGCCTGCTGTCGAACTCGATGCGCGTGCTCGCCGACAAGACCGTCGTCGGCCTCGAGGCCGACCTCGACCGGGCGCGCGCGCTCGCCGAGTCCTCGCCCTCGATCGTCACCCCGCTCAACCGCGTCATCGGCTACGAGGCCGCGGCCAAGGTCGCCAAGCACGCCGTCGCTCAGAGCATCACCGTGCGCGAGGCGGTCGTCGACCTCGGCTTCGTCGAGCGCGGCGAGATCACCGAGCAGCAGCTCGACGAGCTGCTCGACGTGCTCTCGATGACCTCGCCCGGCCTGTAG
- a CDS encoding carbonic anhydrase yields MPQHNEKRTPAQVWHEMERGNERFVAGTPQHPRQDVERRTELAEFQAPHAALFGCSDSRLAAEIIFDKGLGDLFVVRNAGQVISDSVIGSLEYAVGVLKVPLILVLGHDECGAVRAAIDSRQPDATPLPPHIAGLVARILPAVDRCLLATGGTDVEALDAQDVGREHLRDTVGELLAASELISDAVAAGSLAVVGANYRLREGRAVPDVVVGQI; encoded by the coding sequence ATGCCCCAGCACAACGAGAAGCGCACGCCCGCGCAGGTCTGGCACGAGATGGAGCGCGGCAACGAGCGCTTCGTGGCCGGCACCCCGCAGCACCCCCGGCAGGACGTCGAGCGCCGCACCGAGCTCGCCGAGTTCCAGGCGCCGCATGCGGCCCTCTTCGGATGCTCCGACTCGCGCCTCGCCGCCGAGATCATCTTCGACAAGGGCCTCGGCGACCTCTTCGTCGTGCGCAACGCCGGGCAGGTCATCAGCGACAGCGTCATTGGCTCGCTCGAGTACGCCGTGGGCGTGCTCAAGGTTCCGCTGATCCTCGTGCTCGGTCACGACGAGTGCGGGGCCGTGCGCGCCGCCATCGACTCGCGGCAGCCCGACGCGACGCCGCTGCCGCCGCACATCGCGGGGCTCGTGGCGCGCATCCTGCCCGCCGTCGACCGCTGCCTGCTCGCCACCGGCGGCACCGACGTCGAGGCTCTCGACGCGCAGGACGTCGGGCGCGAGCACCTGCGCGACACGGTCGGCGAGCTGCTCGCCGCGAGCGAGCTCATCAGCGATGCCGTCGCCGCCGGTAGCCTGGCTGTCGTCGGCGCGAACTACCGACTGCGCGAGGGCCGAGCCGTGCCCGACGTCGTCGTCGGTCAGATCTGA
- a CDS encoding DUF4245 domain-containing protein, whose product MTDPVTGRPIVAELGRPETPQEKADRIAENRRKRRANQTARNLVLSLVASMAIVLFLVVVTVREEPDGLVIDYRASAIEAEGGLGQQVLAPEVPADWVSNRADLSGDSTVIEWYIGFITPGERFLALVQGFDANPSWLAEELRQPQSSEEIEIGGVTWTLYDRRGIEGVGNRQYALVTETETSTVVLYGTASEAEFAQLATAVAAELPEPAE is encoded by the coding sequence GTGACCGATCCTGTGACCGGCCGGCCGATCGTGGCCGAGCTCGGCCGCCCCGAGACGCCGCAGGAGAAGGCCGACCGCATCGCCGAGAACCGGCGCAAGCGCCGGGCCAACCAGACCGCGCGCAACCTCGTGCTCTCGCTCGTCGCCTCGATGGCGATCGTGCTGTTCCTCGTCGTCGTGACCGTGCGCGAGGAGCCCGACGGGCTCGTCATCGACTACCGGGCGAGCGCGATCGAGGCCGAGGGCGGGCTCGGGCAGCAGGTGCTCGCCCCCGAGGTGCCCGCCGACTGGGTGAGCAACCGCGCCGACCTCAGCGGCGACTCCACCGTGATCGAGTGGTACATCGGCTTCATCACGCCGGGCGAGCGGTTCCTCGCCCTCGTGCAGGGCTTCGACGCCAACCCGAGCTGGCTCGCCGAGGAGCTGCGGCAGCCGCAGTCGTCGGAGGAGATCGAGATCGGCGGCGTCACCTGGACCCTCTACGATCGACGCGGGATCGAGGGCGTCGGCAACCGCCAGTACGCCCTCGTGACCGAGACCGAGACGAGCACGGTCGTGCTGTACGGCACGGCGAGCGAGGCGGAGTTCGCGCAGCTCGCGACCGCCGTGGCCGCCGAGCTGCCCGAGCCCGCCGAATAG
- a CDS encoding exodeoxyribonuclease VII small subunit translates to MADVSTPDLPAIADLGYEQARDELARVVTELEQGGATLEQSIALWERGEALARRCEDWLIGAKERLDAARAATGPSAGGPS, encoded by the coding sequence ATGGCTGATGTGAGCACCCCCGACCTCCCCGCGATCGCCGACCTCGGCTACGAGCAGGCGCGCGACGAGCTCGCCCGCGTCGTCACCGAGCTCGAGCAGGGCGGCGCGACGCTCGAGCAGTCCATCGCCCTGTGGGAGCGCGGTGAGGCGCTCGCCCGCCGCTGCGAGGACTGGCTGATCGGCGCGAAGGAGCGCCTCGATGCGGCCCGCGCCGCCACGGGCCCGAGCGCCGGGGGCCCGTCGTGA
- the xseA gene encoding exodeoxyribonuclease VII large subunit translates to MTEFAAPSTDGPATAESPWPVAELSQKIKGYIDRLGSVWVEGEITQWGVSGGNVYGKLKDLQVDATVSFTVWSSVKAKLPAGLAQGDRVIALVKANWWVKGGSLTMQVFDMRRVGLGDLLERLERLRQQLRGEGLFDAARKQRLPFLPQCIGLVTGKDSDAEKDVLRNAQLRWPNVRFSVHHSAVQGDRAVGELVAGIRALDADPEVDVIIVARGGGDFQNLLPFSDEAVVRAAAAATTPLVSAIGHENDRPLLDDVADLRASTPTDAAKRVVPDVGEELATMQQVRSRMLTRVTGAIATEVDRIAAIRSRPSLASGAWIVDSRADELTRMVARGAELTARLVERAHLDLGERRRQLRALSPQHTLDRGYAIVQRADGAVLRGPAGVIADEPLRLTLAEGRLTARADAPAPPTPDAETDS, encoded by the coding sequence GTGACCGAGTTCGCCGCACCGTCGACCGACGGTCCCGCCACGGCGGAGTCGCCGTGGCCCGTCGCCGAGCTCTCGCAGAAGATCAAGGGGTACATCGACCGGCTCGGCAGCGTCTGGGTCGAGGGCGAGATCACCCAGTGGGGCGTCTCGGGCGGCAACGTCTACGGCAAGCTCAAAGACCTGCAGGTCGACGCCACCGTCTCGTTCACCGTCTGGTCGTCGGTCAAGGCCAAGCTGCCGGCCGGGCTCGCCCAGGGCGACCGCGTCATCGCGCTCGTCAAGGCCAACTGGTGGGTCAAGGGCGGCAGCCTCACGATGCAGGTCTTCGACATGCGTCGGGTCGGCCTCGGCGACCTGCTCGAGCGGCTCGAGCGGCTGCGCCAGCAGCTGCGCGGCGAGGGGCTGTTCGATGCCGCGCGCAAGCAGCGCCTGCCCTTCCTGCCGCAGTGCATCGGGCTGGTGACGGGCAAGGACAGCGATGCCGAGAAGGATGTGCTGCGCAACGCGCAGCTGCGCTGGCCGAACGTGCGGTTCAGCGTGCACCACTCGGCCGTGCAGGGCGACCGCGCGGTCGGCGAGCTCGTGGCGGGCATCCGGGCGCTCGATGCCGACCCCGAGGTCGACGTCATCATCGTCGCCCGCGGCGGCGGCGACTTCCAGAACCTGCTCCCCTTCAGCGACGAGGCCGTGGTGCGGGCCGCCGCCGCCGCGACCACCCCGCTCGTGAGCGCTATCGGGCACGAGAACGACCGCCCGCTGCTCGACGACGTCGCCGACCTGCGCGCCTCCACCCCCACCGATGCCGCCAAGCGCGTCGTGCCCGACGTCGGGGAGGAGCTGGCGACCATGCAGCAGGTGCGCTCGCGCATGCTCACCCGCGTGACGGGCGCGATCGCCACCGAGGTCGACCGCATCGCCGCCATCCGCTCGCGACCCTCGCTCGCCTCCGGCGCCTGGATCGTCGACAGCCGCGCCGACGAGCTCACGCGCATGGTCGCGCGCGGCGCCGAGCTCACCGCGCGCCTCGTCGAGCGCGCCCACCTCGACCTCGGCGAGCGCCGCCGCCAGCTGCGCGCGCTCTCGCCGCAGCACACCCTCGACCGCGGCTACGCGATCGTGCAGCGGGCCGACGGCGCCGTGCTGCGCGGCCCCGCGGGCGTGATCGCCGACGAGCCGCTGCGCCTCACCCTCGCCGAGGGCCGGCTCACCGCCCGGGCGGATGCCCCGGCACCTCCCACCCCCGATGCAGAGACGGATTCGTAG
- a CDS encoding 4-hydroxy-3-methylbut-2-enyl diphosphate reductase, translated as MPVDRPRSVLLAAPRGYCAGVDRAVIAVEKALEQYGAPVYVRKQIVHNVHVVSELEKAGAIFVDEVEEVPHGSHIVFSAHGVSPAVVQGAADRDLAAIDATCPLVTKVHREAVRFAKQDYRILLIGHEGHEEVEGTMGHAPDRTILIGTPEEADTVEVPADEPLIWLSQTTLSVDETMETVRRLRARFPHLQDPPSDDICYATQNRQVAIKKVAPDADLVIVVGSANSSNSVRLVEVALEYGAKAAYRIDYASEIEQAWFEGVATVGVSSGASVPEVLVEQVLADLADAGFADVKVVKTAEEDLMFSLPKELRTDKSGKQDERALGGRTRA; from the coding sequence ATGCCCGTCGACCGCCCGCGCTCGGTGCTGCTCGCCGCGCCGCGCGGCTACTGCGCCGGGGTCGATCGCGCGGTCATCGCCGTCGAGAAGGCGCTGGAGCAGTACGGCGCCCCCGTCTACGTGCGCAAGCAGATCGTGCACAACGTGCACGTCGTGAGCGAGCTCGAGAAGGCCGGCGCGATCTTCGTCGACGAGGTCGAGGAGGTGCCGCACGGCTCGCACATCGTGTTCTCCGCCCACGGCGTGAGCCCCGCCGTCGTGCAGGGCGCCGCCGACCGCGATCTCGCCGCCATCGACGCCACCTGCCCGCTCGTCACCAAGGTGCACCGCGAGGCCGTGCGCTTCGCCAAGCAGGACTACCGCATCCTTCTCATCGGCCACGAGGGTCATGAAGAGGTCGAGGGCACGATGGGCCACGCGCCCGACCGCACGATCCTCATCGGCACGCCCGAGGAGGCCGACACCGTCGAGGTGCCCGCCGACGAGCCGCTCATCTGGCTCTCGCAGACCACCCTGAGCGTCGACGAGACGATGGAGACCGTGCGGCGCCTGCGCGCCCGGTTCCCGCACCTGCAGGACCCGCCGAGCGACGACATCTGCTACGCCACGCAGAACCGCCAGGTGGCGATCAAGAAGGTGGCGCCGGATGCTGATCTCGTGATCGTCGTCGGCTCGGCCAACAGCTCCAACAGCGTGCGCCTCGTCGAGGTCGCGCTCGAGTACGGGGCGAAGGCCGCGTACCGCATCGACTACGCGAGCGAGATCGAGCAGGCCTGGTTCGAGGGCGTCGCGACCGTCGGCGTCAGCTCGGGAGCGTCGGTGCCCGAGGTGCTCGTCGAGCAGGTTCTCGCCGATCTGGCCGACGCGGGCTTCGCCGACGTGAAGGTCGTGAAGACGGCGGAGGAGGACCTCATGTTCTCGCTGCCGAAGGAGCTGCGCACCGATAAGTCGGGCAAGCAGGACGAGCGCGCGCTCGGCGGACGCACGCGCGCCTAG